CAATTAGTTCTTAAGTTGCTTGCAACAGAACCTCAATGGTAGCTATCAAATCAACCTTTTAAAATCTGTTACATTGATGTTATTCTCTAAAAGACGCTACGCGTAGCTTGCTTCCCCGCAGGGGTATGCAGTTTCTTTATTCATTCTCTGATTTTTAGTCTAAAGAGGGAGCATTCCAAATGTGTAAAAACATAAGCTGTCATTGCAAACATTCCGCTTCACTTCATTCGCAATGACAATATATTTGATAAATTTGTTTTCATTGGGATGCTCCCATCTTTGCGTGCTATCTACTATGCTGCTGTAAACAGGCTATCCGGTTCGTAAAGCTTATAACCAGTCAATAGCTTTGGTAGTCTGTAAAACTCTCCAGTCACAGTGGGAGCTAAACTATAGATACAAGTATTTTGGTGAAATCGATAAAAAAATCAGGTTGTTTTAAATAAGCAATCATTATAAATATAGCTTTTGATAATAAAAATGCCTTTTAATCAAACTAACGATCATAAAAGAAATATTTTGGTGGTCGATGATACCCCAGATAATTTGCGGCTTTTATCGGCGATGTTGACTGCACAAGGTTTTGAAGTTCGCAAAGCCTTAAACGGTAAAATGGCACTGACTGCGTGTCAAATGGTTTTGCCAGATGTGATTTTGCTGGATATCAATATGCCAGGAATGGATGGCTATCAAGTCTGTCAACAACTGAAAGCTGATGACAAAACTCGCGAAGTCCCAGTAATTTTTATCAGCGCCCTGGATGATGTGGTAGATAAGGTAAAAGCCTTTGATGTTGGTGGTGTAGATTATATTGCTAAACCTTTTCATGGAGCAGAGGTGGTGTTACGAATTGAAAATCAGATTAATTTACGTTTGCTTCAAGTTAAACTGCAAGAAAAAAACTTTTTATTACAAGAGGCTCTTGACAACTTGAAATCTGCTCAAGTTCAACAAATTCAAAACGAAAAGATGGTGGCGCTGGGGCAATTAGTGGCTGGGCTAGCTCATGAAATTAATAACCCAATCAGTTTTATTTATGGTAATCTCCAATATGCAGATCAATACGTACAAGACCTAGTGGATCTGATTGAAGTTTATCAACAGGAATATCCAAAACCCACATCCAAAGTTCAGCAAATATCCAAAGATATAGACCTGAATTTTGTGGTTAAGGATCTGCAAAACTTGATAGGTGCAATGTATAGAGGCTCCGATCGCATTCGAGAAATTGTCCTGGCGCTACAACACTTTTCTCGGCATGATGAAGCAGAGATGAAACGGGTAAATATCCATGAAGACATCGAAAACACTTTGGTAATGTTACAACATCGGCTCAGGGAAGCAGCAGATCGCCCTGCAATTGTTGTAGTCAAAGATTATGGTAACTTGCCTTTAGTGACTTGTTATGCAAGTGAACTAAACCAAGTATTTATGCATTTGTTAAATAATGCTATAGATGCAATAGAAGAAGCAGTAGGCAATCAATCTTCCGATCCTTATTCCCTAACCCCACTTGAGAGCAGTTGCTCCACTACAGCGCTTCGCGCATCCTGCGGCGGGGGAGACACGCCAATTTCTGCACTTGGGGAAACCTCAAAACCTCAGTGGCTCCTTCCTACTCCTCAGATTCGGATTCACACAGAGGTGACAGACTTGAATATGATTAGAATTGCGATCGCAGATAGTGGTCTTGGTATAAAAGAGTCACTGCGATCGCGTTTATTTGACCCATTTTTTACTACAAAAGCTGTGGGTAAAGGTAGTGGATTAGGATTATCTATTAGCTATCAGATTATCGTCCAAAAACACCGAGGAAATATTACCTGTAACTCTTCTGTTGGGCAAGGAGCAGAGTTTGCGATCGAAATTCCCATCGAGCAACCTGAACATTAATTCAGGAGTGCTGAGTAACTGAGAGAGATAAATAGAGTTAGCATTTCCTAAAAAATTAAAATTAAACTACATTATTAAACAAGCAATTAAAAATTCAAAATAAGCGGCACACACTTAATCTTAATTTGCCATATTGATTAAGCTTTTTACCAAAAGATAATAAAAGTTATATCTTTTGCTGGATGGAGTTTTCAGCCTTTGGAGAGATGCTTTAAACAGCTAAATTCTACGATTCTAAACAAAAAGAGTTAGGTATTGCCATAGATACAAACAAAAATACTAAGAGTTGCTTCTCAAGAAAATCTTAATTCCCCAATTTTAAACTTAGTAGAAGGAAATACAATGCTCCAAAGTACGGAAATCATGCTGGGACTCTACAAACCATTATTGTGGTTAGCACAGGCTCCAGTAGATCCCTCAAATATCACGCCAGCACAGGCATCGGTTCTCACTTCCGGGCCGCGCTTTTTTGTGGCTTTAATCTCCGGCGTGATCCTAGCCTTTGCTTTCCAATTAGTTTTAACTAATCTCTCCCTTGCAGCCGGTATTTCCTACCTGGGGCACTCATCTGACTCAGATTCTGATTCTGGGGAAGTGGGAAGTTTGGGCGGCAGCATTCGCAAAATTGGCACCGCAGTGGGGATTTGGACATTAGTCACTGTCACGATCGCTTTATTAATCGCCTGTTTTCTGGCTGTAAAATTGAGCCTTGTAATCTTAGATCCAGGATTAGGAGCAATTCTCGGTTTGGTAATTTGGGGTGCTTACTTTTTACTCCTGGTTTGGGTAAGTTCCACTACCGTGGGTTCCTTAATTGGCTCAGTTGTAAATACAGCAACATCGGGTTTTCAGGCGATTATGGGCACAGCTACCGCTGCCCTGGGCGCTAAAGCTGTCAATAACCAAGTTGTTGCCACCGCTGAAGCCGCCGCCGCCGCTATCCGTCGGGAACTAGGAAGCGGTATCGACCCTGGAAGTATCCGGGAGAACATAGAAGATTACTTAGAAAAGCTACGTCCCCCAGAATTGGATGTGTCGAAAATTCGGAGTGATTTTGAAAATTTACTCAACGATCCGCAATTCAAAGCGATCGCAGGGACTCCAGATATTCGCAACATCGACCGCGAAAAATTTATTGAGTTAGTCAGCAGCCGCACCGATCTTTCCAAAAAAGATGTTAGCCGCATTTCTGATACTTTGTATAAAGTTTGGCAACAAGTAGTAAGTCAGCATTCACCCACCGAAGACCGGATGGGTGAGTTAATGGATTATCTCAAATCACTTCCAGCCGGACAAACCAAGACAGATGAACTCAATGCCAAGCTGGATCGGTTAGTTGCAGAAATCCGCGGTTCCAAAGAATCTGACCAAAAGGCATCGACTGGGCCAATTCAAAGTACACTCCAGCAAGGACTATCTGCCTTAACCGGCATTGTGTTGGGACGGACAGATTTATCTGATTTGGATGTGGAAAAAATCTTGGGTAGTCTTACCACCGCCAAAGATAAAGTCACCCAACAAGCAGATAAGCTAGGGTTGCCAACACCATCACAACCCTATAGCCCAATTCGCTCTGATGTCGAAAACTACCTATATAACACTTATGCTTGGCAACTAAGCTCAGAAAAAATTGCCCAAGAATTTCGTGATGTCATTTACGACCCAGCAGCCGATTCTGGAATCGTCCGCAGGGAACTAGAAAGATTATCACGTAACGATTTCGTCAAAATTCTGCAACAACGGGGACTCCTTACCCAAACCCAAATTCAGCGCATTGCAGATCGGCTAGAAGTTGTCCGTAAAGATGTGCTGGTGACAGTTATAGGTATCGAAGAACGAGAAATAGTTCAGGACTTGCAACGCGCAGTAGAAAGTTATTTGCTTGTTACCCCAAAAGCAGATTTGACTCCCGTTGGCATTGAGCAGAATTTCAAACCACTGTTGCAAGACCCAGATGCCGATTATGAAACCCTGACATTGCGATTGGCACACATCGAACGTCAGGAAATTCGCGAGATATTACTGGAACGGAATGATGTTCAGTTATATGAAGTAGACAGCATTTTGGATGAATTGGAGAAACAGCGCGATCGCGTCTTGGTAGAATCCAAAGGATTAGCTGAACAGGCACAATATCAAGCAGAAACCCTGTGGTTGAATGTAGAATCATATCTGCGTAATACTGGGAAATCAGAACTAAATCCTGATGCCATCCGCGCGGAGTTCAAAAAATTACTAGAAGATCCCCAAGCTGGAATTACCTCAATTCGGGCGCGGTTGTCTCGCTTTGACCGTGATACCTTGGTGCAATTGTTGAGTCAGCGCGAAGACTTGACTGAAGACCAAGTTAATCAAATCATCAACGCGGCTGAAGAGTCGTGGCATAACATTCGCCACACACCCCAAGCTGTAGTAGATAAAGCTAAAGAGCAATACGACTCTGTTACTACGACAATCGCAGATTATCTACGGAATACAGGTAAACAAGAACTGAATCCAGAAGGGATTGGGCGAGATTTGACCAAATTATTTGAAAATCCCAAAGAAGGAGCTGTCGCCCTCCGTCGGCGATTGTCGCAAGTAGACCGGGATACACTGGTGAAGTTGCTCAGTCAACGTCAAGATTTGAGCGAACAACAAGTCAATGAAATTATTGATTCCACGCAAAATTCCATTCGGAATTTTGTGCGTGCGCCTCGCCGTTTAGCTACCCGCACCCAGCAAAGAGCCGAAACCTTCAAAGCTTATTTGGAAGAGTATCTCCGCCAAACTGGTAAAGAAGAACTTAATCCTGAAGGTATCAAACGCGACTTACAACTCCTCTTGCACGATCCGCGAGTGGGGGTAGAAAGTTTTAGCGATCGCCTTTCTCAATTTGACCGTTCTACCATCATCGCCCTGCTGAAAATTCGGGAAGATATTTCTGATGAAGAAGCGGCGCGAATTGCCGATAGCATGGTGTCCGTCAGGGATCAATTTGTAGAACAAGTGCGGAATATCCAACGAGGAATTCAAGACGCAATTGATGGGGTTTTTGCCCGAATTCGCAACTATCTTAATTCTCTGGATCGCCCAGAACTTAACTACGATAGTATCAAGCATGATGTTCGCACCTTTTTTGACGATCCTCAAGCCGGGTTTGATGCCCTGCGCGATCGCCTATCTTCTTTCGACCGTGATACCTTAGTGGCAATTATGAGTTCTCGTGAGGACATCTCTGAGGAAGATGCCAACCGGATCATCGACCAAATTGAACGGGCCCGGAACACAGTATTGCAACGTGCAGAACGCATCCAGCAAGAAGCCCAACGCCGTCTAGAACAGGTTAAGCATCAAGCACAGCGACAAGCCGAAGAAACCCGCAAAGCCGCAGCTACAGCTGCGTGGTGGTTGTTTGCCACAGCATCCGTTTCCGCCGTTTTCTCTGCATTAGGAGGAGCGATCGCTGCCAGACCGTAGTTTAACAAGTTGTCTCCGCTAACTTTTAAGCCTCCCGTATCGGGAGGCTTTTCTAATGAAGGGATGAATTTATTTATGTAGGTACAATTTAATACTTCAAGTAATAATGAAGTAATAATTTACAGCAGTCCTTTGCTTCACTCTATTCGCAATGACAAGTGTTTAATCGGGAATTACATCACACATTAACAAAAAATCTATGCAGTTAATTAAAAAAAATAAAAAAATCTTCGCAATTACACGAGTTATTTACTTTCTTATCCCGATCATAATTATCATTTTCTTATTTACAAATTTACCATCGAGTGCTGTTGAAGTTAGTAGCATAGATTTTATTGGAGAAGCCACTTTACCGAAAGGTTTAATCTTTAATAAAACCGAAGTTGGAGGTTTATCTGGAATTACATATAATGCAAAAAATAACCTTTATTATGCTATTTCTGATGATCGTGGACAGAAAGCTGCTGCCCGTTTCTACACCCTCAAAATCGACTTAAGCAAGGGTTATTTAAAAAAGAGTGGAGTTGTTGCCGTAAATGTTACCAAATTATTAAATGAAAATAATCAAACATTTCGTCCGGGAGAAACTGATACAGAAGGCATTGGATTAACGAATAAAGCAACTGTATTTATTTCTTCTGAAGGGGATGCTGCAAAATTAATTAACCCTTTTATTAAAGAGTTTTCACTATCTTCTGGCAAAGAAATTACAACACTTTCCATCCCAAACAAATTTTTGCCAGACAAAAATGGTAAACAAGGTATCCGCAACAATTTAGCTTTTGAAAGTCTCACCATCACACCCGATAAAAAGCATCTATTTACAGCCACTGAAAATGCTCTAATTCAAGATGGTGTCGCAGCTAAACCTAACATCGGTAGCCCTTGCCGAATTTTGCAATACAACTTACTCAACAACCAGCCAGAAAAGGAATTTCTTTACCAAACAGAACCAGTTTCACCCTTTTTGAATCTGACTGGCAAATTCGCTAGTGGATTACCCGATCTACTTGCTCTCGATAATCAAGGACACTTCTTAAGTTTAGAACGATCTTTTACTGGTTTAGGATTTGCTATTTCTTTATTTCAGGTTTCTTTAGAAGGATCTGATGATATTCATCAGATAGATAGTCTTTTAGCCGTTGATTCCAAAAATATTAAACCAGTTAAGAAAAAATTGCTCTTAGATTTGAGAACTCTAGATGTACTACTAGACAACATCGAAGGGTTAACTCTTGGCCCTAAACTACCCGATGGTCAACAATCATTAATTCTCGTGAGTGATAACAATTTTAACTCACTGCAACGTACCCAAATACTAGCCTTTAAAATTAAAATTGAAACACCACTAATCAGATTATTACGTCGGTTACTGCCGAATATCAACCCTTAACTGTACAGAGATTTCACGCCTTTACTGCTATTTATATGTTTGACGCTTATTCCTGTGTATTCACGGAATCTACTAGGCAACTTTATCTAGCCTATTCGTAGTTTCCGTGTAATTTCTCAACCGTATTCCTTAATAAATATGTTACATAATATTTAGGAAATTTTGCAGACAGATTAACCATGATGGCAGTATATGATTAATTTCCTACCAATTCTGATATTTTTTAGATTTAATTTTAGTGCTTAAGTAGACTTATTAAAGTAATTTGCCAAAAATATTTTTCATAAATGATTTTTATGTCACAAAACAAAATTGAGAATATGGTAGGGCAAAAAGCGGAATTAGACAATTATATTGGGCAATTTTTAAATAATCGCTATTTAATCAGAGATTTGATTGGTAAAGGGGGGATGGGTAGAGTTTATTTAGCAGAAGATACTGCTAAAGGTGGAATGCCCATCGCAGTCAAAATTTTATCACTTAGTTTGGCGAACCAGCAAATGTCCCAACGCTTTGCCAGAGAGATTTTTATTGGCGCTCAATTGGGTCGTAAAAGTAAACATATTGTTCGCATCCTGAGTTATGGCGTTACTGAGGATAAGACCCCCTTTTATGTAATGGAATACCTCCAAGGAAAAAATCTCAAACAAATTCTCAAAATTCAGCCCTTAACAATATCGAAATTTTTAGAGATTTGTAATCAAATTTGTTTAGGTTTACAATGTGCCCACCAAGGTATCAGTCTCAAAGGAGAAATTTATCCTATTGTTCACAGGGATATAAAACCAGAAAACATATTTCTGAGTCAAGATAGTAAACAAGGAGAAATTGTCAAAATACTCGATTTTGGTATTGCCAAATTTTTAACAGAGCGAAGTGGGATGACTCTGACAGATTCTTTTATTGGCAGTTTACCTTACTGTTCTCCAGAACACATGGAAGGGCGCAAATTACTAGATGTACGCTCTGATATTTACAGTTTAGGAGTACTAATGTTTGAGATGCTAACTGGGAAACATCCATTTCAGACAAAAAGTAACTCATTTGGTACTTGGTACCAAGCGCATCGTTTTCAAATGCCACCTACGGTTCAAGAAGTGAATCCGCAAGTCAAAATTCCGCAGGTGTTAGAAAAGATATTGATGAGTTGTTTAGCTAAAGAAGTAAGCGATCGCCCACAAAATATCAACCAAATATTAGAAGATTTAGAAAAGGTTAATATTCAACTTAATAATATTATTTCTATAAATAACGATGAAATTGTCAAACTTTCTTTTCCGGCTCAATTAGTACCTGCAACTTTGTTATCAGAAAAAGAGTGTTTGCAGAGAAACTGGCCTAAAAATAAACCAATTGCGTCAATTGGTTTTCCCCATTTACTACAAACTCCTCAAAGACCCATACCAACTTTTTGGGCAATGTTGCCTAAGCAAGAGATTACAAAATTTTTGGATAAAATACATGGTACTGAATTTATTAGTCAAGTTAATGTATACCCGATGCTATTGTGGGTAACAATACTATATGATACACAGCCCTCTATGACTAAATGGCTGCCTTATTTTCTGGATTTTAAAGATCATAAAGGGCAGAATATAGCACGTAGTTTAGCAGAAGTAGGCTACTATCATTTACTATTTTTTTCCCTTGAAGATCCAACCCGTTGCTCTCATGTAACAACCTTAAGCCTCACGGCTAATCAGCGCCAGCAACTTGTAGATTGGTTAGATACAAGTCAACAGTCAAATGAATTAATTTTGCCTAATCAAGCCAAAAATCTTCTAAAAATAGAGTACGAGAAACTGAAAGCAGATATATTACGAAACTTAGCCGCAGTCCCAAAAGCTGAGAAAGAAGGGTTAAAAAATTGGATAGATAAATTTTTGGAGATTTTCTTTAAGTTTTTATCCCGTCCTTGAAAATCTGATTTCAAAATGTTTGTCACCATTAACTAATTATATTTTTCCGTGTGTATTGCTAACCTTAAATAGACTCATTAGCAGAGGTGAACAAAGTGAATCAAAGCCCATTTATATCTCCAAATAGTAAGGGCTTGCTTGCTAATCGTTATCAAATCAAGCAATTAATTGGTAGCGGTGGCATGGGTGAAGTTTTCTTAGCAAATGATATTTTGTTAGGAGGCATACCAGTTGCTATCAAGTTTTTGACTCAGACTGTTGTCAATACAAAAATGCAACAAGACTTTGCTCGTGAAGCTTTAATGAGTGCAGCTTTGAGTCAAAAGAGTTTACATATAGTGCGGGCCTATGATTATGGTGTGAATGAGAAAGGCAAACCATACTACGTTATGGAATATCTTTGTGGCAAGAGTTTAAAGGATTTAATTCCTTTATCACTATCTATGTTTTTGACTCTCTCCCGCCAAATTTGTTTGGGCTTACAGTGCGCCCATCAAGGCATTAACGTTGATGGCAAAATTTGCCCGTTAGTTCATCGAGATATCAAACCTGCCAATATATTAGTTATTCCCGATCCGATATTGGGTCAGTTAGTTAAAATTCTCGATTTTGGGATTGCTAGATTTTTAAATTATGTGTCAACAGCTAGTACAAGCAATGGATTTAATGGCACTTTGCCCTATTGTTCTCCAGAACAGCTAGATGGGGAAAAATTAGATAGCCGCTCTGATATTTATAGTCTGGGGGTGATGATGTTTGAAATGCTCACAGGCAAAAAACCCTGGGAACCAGAAACAGATTACTTTGGTGCTTGGTATAAAGCACATCACTTTGAAGCGCCAAAAACGATCGCAGATGTTAAACCCTCTCTGAAAATACCTCAGAAGCTAAATAATTTAATCATGTCTTGTCTAGCAAAAAAAGCAAGCGATCGCCCCCAAAATATCGCTCAAATCCTACAAGTTTTAAATAGCTTAGAACAGTCAAATTCTAACACTTTACCTCCAAAATTAGCCTCTAGTCCCATTCTTAACTATCCTTTCAACTCTGGATTACCAATTGCAGTAGAACAAAGCTGTCAACAACTTTTGTGGCCTCAAAATAAACCAGTTCAAGAAATTGTTTTTCCCCAGCTTACAGACACTACACAAGGATCTATCACAGCACTATGGTTAATGTTGTCTAAAGAAGAAATCAAAAACTATGCCCTTTCTACCTCTTACAACCAATTTATCTTTGTGACATCCCCTCACCCGATGTTGTTGTGGGTGACTGTACTCTACAATCGGAAATTGGCTCCTAAGTGGCTACCGTGCTACTTAGATATGCAAAATCCCCAAAATCTTCGGCTGGTAAGTTTACTGGCTGAAAATGAACACTATGCTTTGATTTTCTTTACTCTGGAAGCACCACATTCCTGTACGAGCGTTCTCAGCAGTCGCATTGAGCCAACTCAGCGACAAATGTTGAAAACCTGGGTGCAACAGAGTCATCACCTACCACCCGCTTCTCAACCCCAGTTGAGCAAACAGCTATTAAAGCAGCAGTATAAACAAATGCAATCCCGAATATTGCAGCATCTGGAATCCAAACCCCAGGTTGTATTATCACGGTCTATTTAACGAAAAATTCGCATCTTAGAGAGACTAGCACCGCAGGGCGGAATTAAAAATTAAAAATTAAAAACGAATACAGCATGAGGGTTTCATTGATTTGGAATGGGTGGTTTATTTCCGCCGCACTGTACTAGGCAAAAATAATTCCTAATTCCCCACTCCAAAACACTTGACAAGTTAAAAAAAAATAGTGATAATAGCAAAGTTGACAAACAAGGGACTGTAGTTCAATTGGTTAGAGCACCGCCCTGTCACGGCGGAAGTTGCGGGTTCGAGCCCCGTCAGTCCCGTTTTAAATTTATTGGTATTGACTCACCGAACTGAACCTGGGTGATTTTAATTTTGAATTACCCAAAGGGATCAACTCTGAATTCCGAGTTTGAATATAAGCTACATTTATCATGCTTTGCAAAAGAGAGAATTAACTGTGACTGTTAGAGTCCGTCTTGCACCGAGTCCAACCGGAAATTTACATATCGGTACAGCTAGAACGGCTGTATTTAACTGGCTATTTGCCCGTCACCACGGCGGGAAATTTATATTGCGAATAGAAGA
This genomic interval from Nostoc sp. KVJ3 contains the following:
- a CDS encoding hybrid sensor histidine kinase/response regulator yields the protein MPFNQTNDHKRNILVVDDTPDNLRLLSAMLTAQGFEVRKALNGKMALTACQMVLPDVILLDINMPGMDGYQVCQQLKADDKTREVPVIFISALDDVVDKVKAFDVGGVDYIAKPFHGAEVVLRIENQINLRLLQVKLQEKNFLLQEALDNLKSAQVQQIQNEKMVALGQLVAGLAHEINNPISFIYGNLQYADQYVQDLVDLIEVYQQEYPKPTSKVQQISKDIDLNFVVKDLQNLIGAMYRGSDRIREIVLALQHFSRHDEAEMKRVNIHEDIENTLVMLQHRLREAADRPAIVVVKDYGNLPLVTCYASELNQVFMHLLNNAIDAIEEAVGNQSSDPYSLTPLESSCSTTALRASCGGGDTPISALGETSKPQWLLPTPQIRIHTEVTDLNMIRIAIADSGLGIKESLRSRLFDPFFTTKAVGKGSGLGLSISYQIIVQKHRGNITCNSSVGQGAEFAIEIPIEQPEH
- a CDS encoding MFS transporter, producing MLQSTEIMLGLYKPLLWLAQAPVDPSNITPAQASVLTSGPRFFVALISGVILAFAFQLVLTNLSLAAGISYLGHSSDSDSDSGEVGSLGGSIRKIGTAVGIWTLVTVTIALLIACFLAVKLSLVILDPGLGAILGLVIWGAYFLLLVWVSSTTVGSLIGSVVNTATSGFQAIMGTATAALGAKAVNNQVVATAEAAAAAIRRELGSGIDPGSIRENIEDYLEKLRPPELDVSKIRSDFENLLNDPQFKAIAGTPDIRNIDREKFIELVSSRTDLSKKDVSRISDTLYKVWQQVVSQHSPTEDRMGELMDYLKSLPAGQTKTDELNAKLDRLVAEIRGSKESDQKASTGPIQSTLQQGLSALTGIVLGRTDLSDLDVEKILGSLTTAKDKVTQQADKLGLPTPSQPYSPIRSDVENYLYNTYAWQLSSEKIAQEFRDVIYDPAADSGIVRRELERLSRNDFVKILQQRGLLTQTQIQRIADRLEVVRKDVLVTVIGIEEREIVQDLQRAVESYLLVTPKADLTPVGIEQNFKPLLQDPDADYETLTLRLAHIERQEIREILLERNDVQLYEVDSILDELEKQRDRVLVESKGLAEQAQYQAETLWLNVESYLRNTGKSELNPDAIRAEFKKLLEDPQAGITSIRARLSRFDRDTLVQLLSQREDLTEDQVNQIINAAEESWHNIRHTPQAVVDKAKEQYDSVTTTIADYLRNTGKQELNPEGIGRDLTKLFENPKEGAVALRRRLSQVDRDTLVKLLSQRQDLSEQQVNEIIDSTQNSIRNFVRAPRRLATRTQQRAETFKAYLEEYLRQTGKEELNPEGIKRDLQLLLHDPRVGVESFSDRLSQFDRSTIIALLKIREDISDEEAARIADSMVSVRDQFVEQVRNIQRGIQDAIDGVFARIRNYLNSLDRPELNYDSIKHDVRTFFDDPQAGFDALRDRLSSFDRDTLVAIMSSREDISEEDANRIIDQIERARNTVLQRAERIQQEAQRRLEQVKHQAQRQAEETRKAAATAAWWLFATASVSAVFSALGGAIAARP
- a CDS encoding esterase-like activity of phytase family protein — protein: MQLIKKNKKIFAITRVIYFLIPIIIIIFLFTNLPSSAVEVSSIDFIGEATLPKGLIFNKTEVGGLSGITYNAKNNLYYAISDDRGQKAAARFYTLKIDLSKGYLKKSGVVAVNVTKLLNENNQTFRPGETDTEGIGLTNKATVFISSEGDAAKLINPFIKEFSLSSGKEITTLSIPNKFLPDKNGKQGIRNNLAFESLTITPDKKHLFTATENALIQDGVAAKPNIGSPCRILQYNLLNNQPEKEFLYQTEPVSPFLNLTGKFASGLPDLLALDNQGHFLSLERSFTGLGFAISLFQVSLEGSDDIHQIDSLLAVDSKNIKPVKKKLLLDLRTLDVLLDNIEGLTLGPKLPDGQQSLILVSDNNFNSLQRTQILAFKIKIETPLIRLLRRLLPNINP
- a CDS encoding serine/threonine protein kinase, which translates into the protein MSQNKIENMVGQKAELDNYIGQFLNNRYLIRDLIGKGGMGRVYLAEDTAKGGMPIAVKILSLSLANQQMSQRFAREIFIGAQLGRKSKHIVRILSYGVTEDKTPFYVMEYLQGKNLKQILKIQPLTISKFLEICNQICLGLQCAHQGISLKGEIYPIVHRDIKPENIFLSQDSKQGEIVKILDFGIAKFLTERSGMTLTDSFIGSLPYCSPEHMEGRKLLDVRSDIYSLGVLMFEMLTGKHPFQTKSNSFGTWYQAHRFQMPPTVQEVNPQVKIPQVLEKILMSCLAKEVSDRPQNINQILEDLEKVNIQLNNIISINNDEIVKLSFPAQLVPATLLSEKECLQRNWPKNKPIASIGFPHLLQTPQRPIPTFWAMLPKQEITKFLDKIHGTEFISQVNVYPMLLWVTILYDTQPSMTKWLPYFLDFKDHKGQNIARSLAEVGYYHLLFFSLEDPTRCSHVTTLSLTANQRQQLVDWLDTSQQSNELILPNQAKNLLKIEYEKLKADILRNLAAVPKAEKEGLKNWIDKFLEIFFKFLSRP
- a CDS encoding serine/threonine protein kinase, with amino-acid sequence MNQSPFISPNSKGLLANRYQIKQLIGSGGMGEVFLANDILLGGIPVAIKFLTQTVVNTKMQQDFAREALMSAALSQKSLHIVRAYDYGVNEKGKPYYVMEYLCGKSLKDLIPLSLSMFLTLSRQICLGLQCAHQGINVDGKICPLVHRDIKPANILVIPDPILGQLVKILDFGIARFLNYVSTASTSNGFNGTLPYCSPEQLDGEKLDSRSDIYSLGVMMFEMLTGKKPWEPETDYFGAWYKAHHFEAPKTIADVKPSLKIPQKLNNLIMSCLAKKASDRPQNIAQILQVLNSLEQSNSNTLPPKLASSPILNYPFNSGLPIAVEQSCQQLLWPQNKPVQEIVFPQLTDTTQGSITALWLMLSKEEIKNYALSTSYNQFIFVTSPHPMLLWVTVLYNRKLAPKWLPCYLDMQNPQNLRLVSLLAENEHYALIFFTLEAPHSCTSVLSSRIEPTQRQMLKTWVQQSHHLPPASQPQLSKQLLKQQYKQMQSRILQHLESKPQVVLSRSI